Genomic window (Nicotiana sylvestris chromosome 7, ASM39365v2, whole genome shotgun sequence):
TCCTTTCCATCTCGTTTCCCTCTCAGACGGGGTCAGATGTAAGGAGAGTAGCAGTGTCTTTAACAAAACACTAATTGTAACCTGTGATCACAAAAAAACTCACCTTTCAAAGAACCATGATCATTCAACCTCTGCAACTGATGCTGGAGAATGGAAGAATCCAGATAGGAACGGACAGTTTTCCTATATGTTCCATTCACAAGCAAAAGGGGAACAGCTGCTGCTCTCCTAGCCACTGAAAATGCCATGGCCAAAGCAGGATCCTCTGACAGTGGCAACCTGTGAAACAGAACAGACTGAAAATAAATATGTGCCACATATCCAGAGAGGAAGTAGGGATTTGTGGCCACAAGTATGCATGAACACATATTTAGAACCGAATCACATAATTAAAGAGAGTGAGTGAAATCCATGAAATGGAAATGAATAGACACTTATGTAGACATATAATTCATACCATCTGTACTGAACACTCTTACCTTTAGACACAAACATATAACTAACCTACATTTAGCTCGAGTCAAAATATAGAGAACGCTATTTATCTGGAAGGATCATGGATAAATACATACATGTGAGGACTGAACATCACTTCCTGAGAAGATAGCACCAATGACGAAAGACCATTCATGATAGTCTTGAGGTCAACAGGTAACTGCTTAATATTTCTAAATTTCTGCACAAAATCAGAGAAAAACATAAGTGCTAAGCAATGCCCttagttttaatttaaatttaacATCATACCTCCTGTGTGATAAAGAACAGCTGAAAAGATATTTTCTCGTAGTAGTGGAATGCCCCATCGGCAAGTGATGGAGAAATTATGTGTCTCATTGACCCCCATAAGGTTGCCCCCAAATGTGCAAGGAAAGTGTCACGAGCAACTGTATAGTTTTTGTAATCCTGCATGACCACGGTTTTAAAGACTGATGATTATTTTCTTCATTACCATGTTTAACCATCATCTCATGTGAAAGAAACAATGCTACTATAAGCACGGGAAATGTTTCGGATGAAAGAACTATATCAAGACAGCAACAATAGGTTTCTGATAGTAGTTACCGAATACGTCTTTGCAAAAGTAAGATACCTCATAAGAATCACTGAACAGGTTCCAGTTCTCCATCCTTTTCAATGCATCTATAGCCTTTCTCCTATGGCTTTCTTCAGAACCTTCACCCTCAAAAGACTGCAGCTCATTTTTCAAATCTTGCATTCTCTCGTCAAGCTCTGGTATCAGATTTACGCTCGTAAATTTCTTCAATATTAAGATAAATTTATGGAAAACAGTTTGAAACTTGTCAAAGGTGGGTGTTAAGTGGCATTTTAAAGAACAGGAAAAACCTAGACAAAGCCAACACCGGATACCAAGATAATCAGATAGATACCAAGATTTAATAGAAAACAAACTAAACAgaataaaaccaaaaaaaataggtGTCCAACAACGATTTTCACAGAAACCATGCAGGATTCCATAACGAATGACATAGGATTACCTTGGCAAAGAGCAAGCTTGACCTTCCTTCCCTTGCAATGTTTGAAAGCAAATAGTTCATATATATCTATTTCAGCTAAAAGAATATCAATGGCTTGATGATCTTTCTGGACCTACATAACAGAACAGTGAAGAACAGACTTCAGCACCCATACATTCAATAACGGAATCCGACCGCCGCCAAAGTCAgaaggtaaagaaaaagaaaaaaatgctgATAATAGAAAGGGGGTTTCATAAAGTTTCTACTTTCAAAAGTAGAAAGGACTAGAAGACAAAACAAGCAAGTATCTTAGTTTGGCAAAAGCAGAGTATTTCGATATCCAAGAACTTAGGCTCCCCATTCTACTTGACAGAGCACTTGTAATATTCATTATCCTAGAATAATCTCCTGACCATTAAACCTACAATATTTTTCCTAAGTTGAAACTTCATTGCCTTAGACAACTCCTTTCTAGATAGAAAAAAGCACAAGCAGAAGGGAATGAAGACCCCATACAGTTACTGATTGTTCTGTATCTCATTATCCTTTTGTTTAGTTAAATCTTGCTTTTCGTACATCAAGATGTATCTTGATATCCTTGTTCCATCTACATAATATTTTTATTGGTTATTGATCCAATGAAAAACTGGTGAAAAACTTTACCAGTTTTTCAATCTGTAATAGTCCATTTCTGCAGTTCCCCGATTACCTCATCACTATTCATGTGAAAAACCATTCTCTTTCTCAGAAGGCAACTTAAAAAGAAGATATGGCCATGTCCTTTGTTAGTTCAGCTATTTTTCCCCAGGGCTTTTCTGCCCACAACAGACTTTTTGTTCTACAAAGTTACTCCTAAGATTTCTCACGACCAGTTAATTAACTAATAATATTTAAAAGCAGAAACATTGACATGATTAAAGAAAATAAACTATTCTGTATATCATACATCACCAAACACCGCAAACTTCTCTTGAATAGCCTCTTGCAACAGatcttcagcttcttcttctgaaatttctgaaGAAAACAAAGGGCACAATATAAGAATGCATAGGACCGTGTTTTGAGAACGCGCAAACCTGAAAACATATTAAACAGAAATTGAGAAGGGGAAGACTCCTATATTCATTATCTAAGAATGGATTAAGACCTGTTTCATGGAACTAAAATGCTATGTTTCAAAGAAGCTTGCTGAAAAGTTATAACTTATAACGttgaaacttctaatttttcGTGGTACTCTATCATATTCTTTCTCCATGTCAATGAACACCGTGTGTAGATCTTTCTTCCTTTCCCAGTAAATTCCCATCAATCTTCTTAGCAAGAATTTAACCTCCGTTGTAGATCTACCGGGCATAAATCCAAAATGGTTCTCTGTCACTTTAGTTGCATTGCTAAGTCTACGCTCTATCATTCTTTCCCAGAGATTCATCGTATGAGTCATGAGTTTAATCACCTAGTGTTTTTCCCTCCGCTGGGATTGGAACCTAAGACCTCATAATTCTCCTCCCACCTTATTGACCACTAGGCCACACCTTTGAGTGCAATAACAACTACTACTACTAGTCTACTACCACACTTCAATCCCAAACTAATTGGAACCACCTATATGAATTCTAAATATCCATTCCGCTATTTGGGCCGTCATATTATCTTGATAAACTAATAAAAGCATCAAAGAGAAAAATAGCAGAAGCACGTAGATCAACCAAGACCATTGTGCACTCAACAGAAAAAAACAATCACCTCCAAAACATCGCCAATCAACAGTCTAAAGTGTACAGATCTATCTACGAAAGAACTTTCTTGGGCTCCTATTTGCTTGGCACGGAAGGGCATTCCTAAAACCTCCCTTCCTCTTTGGAACACCATTCCTGACTGTTATATGCTGGACCATTTGGAAAGAAAGAAATGATAGGATTTTTAGGACAAGAATGACATTGTACTTAACCTTAAACGTTAATGTATATCCTTGTTTAGTTTTTGGTGCAACATGGCAGCGGCAAACTTGTTAGAGCCTGAAGCTAAGTTTATCTCTTCATTACGCTCTTTGAGATGCACATATCTTTTCCTTTGTGGATTTACCTTTCTCAGCTTCAGCTGGTTTACATCAATAAATCCTACCTTATAGCAGTGTTATCAAAAGCGAAAAGCACAAAAAAGCTCTAAGGTACattggggctttaagcgcaaatAAAACGTAGGCTTTAATGAAGAAAGGCGCAAAATGGAgaaaaaataatatgtatgtgtaATCCAAGACTAATAATTAGTATAAGCATGAATAACAAATATATGGATAAAGAAACTGAATTTTTTTACAATAAAGTGAATTATCAATTGTTTAGGTTTGCCTCTTTAGGATTACGCTCATTGGCAAGGAAAAGTATGCGTTAGAACATTGATGACAAGGCTAAAGCGCCCACTAAGCAATGCGAAGcgctcaacatgttttgagcctcaCTTTAGGGCTTAAGTGAGTGTTTGACAACACTGCCTTATAGAAAAAAGATCTATCTTTTTTATCAAGCAAAAAAAAGGATCTATCTACCAAAGCCTCAGCAATGAACGAAAACATGTGTCTACAGCTCTACCTGCAACTGCACCTATTGTTTTCTCCACGTTTGGTAAGCTTAGTTCTGTGCGCACGCCTTCTCCACCCACAGCAGGCCCCCATGAAAAAGGACCCGCAGTCAAATCAATAAAGGCCCACCTGATatgaaaatgaaacaaaaatcagaaatatgAAAGGGCACTAAGAGTGCAGGGAAGTAAGAAAGATTTTAACCTGTTATTTCCAATCCATGTATCAGTGAGACATTCAGCATGAAAACCGCTAAATTCCCCAGCTTTTAACTCTCTCTCAAAACGAAGCTTCAAATCTCCATGTTTCCCATTCAGAAACTTGAAAGGAACAAAGTATCATAATAACTAGAGTTAAATGGAGGATTCAGATAGTCCTTGATGTAGTATTCAAAGAAATACTTTCCATTATTTGAGGCACTTTTCTTCTATAGTGATGGGGCATATCCAGGGGGAGGGGGGAGAGAATAAAGTGGTGCAAAGTAATACCTGCATAACCTTGTTCTGAACAACCTCAGCCATGTCCTTCCCTTGAGATAGCCTGTCAACATTGTTTAATACATCTAGGCATCTATTATACCATTCTACCTGgttttgttaaagaaagaaaatagtttCAGAACACACATCAGCACATGAAAGTACGAGAACCACAGGTTTTCTGTGCATCTCTAGGCCAATTGTGTGGTCCATTTAACTGAGTAAGGAAATGCTGTTTATCACTAAAAAGAAGCATAATGAAAGCTTAAGCTATCAAGATAAAAGAATGTTACAAAATTGAAACATGTATGATATGGAGATCTCAGAGAAACAAGCATGTGGACAAAAACTTAAACCACCAAAACTGTGCATTTGTTACAGTTATACTCTTACAACATACTCACTTCAAccttatcaaaaaagaaaaagaaaaaatgccaCACTCAGTTTAACTAATTTCATGAAATACATGGGGGAAAGAAGGAGCATTCGATGCATAGCTGCAAGCTTGTTGCCACTTGCCAGCACATTGAATTTTTTAAAACCAAGAGAAATTATGTTGCTTTGACAACAATAACAAGCAGCACACATTGCATGATAAAATTGATTGCACAAATGCAATTTAAAAAGGAGAATAAGATATGACACCAGCAGTTTATTTCCAGGCACTGATATAGGTCATGGACTACAACAAAAACAAATCTTCCAAGATTAGACAGTTGGTATCATTCAGTCTACCTGAACAACATCTTTCCATCCAGCAAAAGCAGTATCTGCTTCATTTATAAGTTGGCACTGGCATATATTCTAGAATAAAATATTCAATGCCAGGCTGCAAGCCTCTAATAAATTACAGAACAAATTGCATCAGCAAGACATTTCATATTTAGATTCCTTGCGAATCTATCTCTAACAAGAATTCACTGTCTCATAACTAGTTATGGAAGAGCATTATTTTTGTGTTGTGACAGGTGAAGCCAACATAGGCGCATACACGATCAGTATATCTACATTGGGTCTCTATAAATACCATCTCTGATAACATGCTTGAAATTTAAAGTCCCCGATAATATTAAAGGAGTCAAGAGTAGAGATAACTTACTGTATCTGTATCTTCTGTGACAGTCCAGGAAAACTTTGCCATTGGATGCTTTGCATACAATGGTCTTGTCATCTTTTCAAGAGCTGTCACAGTTTTTGTACAAATAAGCACCAGTCATTAGTTAATGCTAATCAAAGGACATGTAAATACCAATCCTTCTTCAGTTAAAAAATTTTAACACAGATTTACCTACCAAGAATACTTTCTGATGCTCTTCCTGAGTGAAGAATTTTCGACTGTAACTCCTTATTCTGTATTAAGTATCAAATCAGTGAAAAtgtttcccaaaaaaaaaaagatcttgACGAATGAAGAATCATTGAAAGCAGTATATGATCTAAAAGCATGAAGCTGATGATCCATGTCCAATGAATATAAATGGGTATTTGAAATTACAATTTTACCTCCTTAAGAAAGTTAATTTCGCTCTCGGATAACCCTTGCCTGCATGATTTAAGGAACATCCAATCAGATGAATTAGAAAATAGAAATAAAGAGACATGCAAATAAGAAAAGCTATTTAGCAAAGAAATTGTCAAAGTTCAAACAAGTGACGAGACAGTAGAGACCGAGTTTCTATCTACTGTAAGATTGATTGAAACAAAAATGACCCAAAGATTGATCAAAACTTGTAGACACTTAGAGGCCAGTTTTAGATTTCGAAAACCCTTGTATGCACATATGATGTTGAACTGACATGGGCCTGCAATGCATTAGATCAGAGCTTTGCATAAAGCCAACTTTACGCACTCTACTTGCTATAATACTTTAGTTTCAGATCTTACTAAACCTTCAGAAAAACTCCATCAGTTCCCAAAATAGCTTGACCTACTTTTCCTTTTGCCCATTAGAAGAAACTGACCTCGTTTTGAACGGAAAGGTCCTTCCATCAATAAGTTCAAGCATATTGTTTATACTTGCAAGTTACTTCTCTTTAAAGGAGGTTGTTTAGCTCAAAGTCTCATCTTGTCATTAACTGCTCCACTACTTCACATTTCGTAAAGCACTTCTCTAACTCAATACAATCTACTGAAACATTTTAACCGTAGTTTCTATGATAGAAAGCAAGTCATATTTTTTGGAACAAATGGATAATTTATCTGTGTGTATGTGTGCTACTAAATAAAAGTAacatcttttttcctttttcctttaccTTTTTATGGAATAATATATATCAATGAGAATAACTATTTGTataagtactaaaagaaaatttcaaCTTCAACTTGCTCATATCAATTGAGTGTCAGGATTTCAAGTTTAGATTACGTCAAAAACAGTCCACCTTCCAAAAATCAATTTTTCCATATGAAACCATGTAAAAGTGCAACTTTTTACACTTCAACAAACTTGAATAAATTGAATTCCGTGGATACTTTAACTCCAATGCAATCAATTAAACCAAGTAAATGTTTTCCTGAACAAGTGAGCATGGCAAGTCAGTACAGGTAATAAAGTGATTACGCATTGACAACAACTTTGATGGCCCAATATTAATTATTAATAGAAGTAAATAGGTCACCCATGCATCTACGCAGCAAAAGAAGAGCTGTCAACCCTAATAAATAGAGCATCATGTACACAAGGCTCCAGGATGGCAATACTAGGCGATTGTTCAACATCTCAAACACATATGCTCTAGGTCAAGAAAGAGAAACTGACATAAGAGCACAATGTTTACCATCTCTCAATATTAACTCAATTGTCAAACCTAATCCTACACGCAAATATCATCTAAATGTGTAGATAGAAAGACtgatatatatgtaaatatatgtgcACATCCATGCATGTGTGTGTGTTCCTGAACGGAGGGTCTACCATAAACATTCTCTCTGCCTTTTTAAAACGTATGGATAAAGTCTGaatatacactaccctccccagaccccacttgtgggaatacattgggttttttgttgttgttattgcatGCATGTGTGTGTGGTCTCATTGTAGTAATCAATGTTTGATCAGTTTACCCTTGTTGCTAcaacttcaaaacattaatagactTGTCCTCTGTCATTAAATTCGGACATATTCTTCTAATAGTTAAATATGGATTTTAATTATCTTCGTCTAATTCTGTAACTGAAACCTTATTAACTATTTTGCATCCGTATTTGCTATTGGAAAGATTATACAGGTTTAGATTGCCCAAATCTCTTCAAATTTCCCTGATCCTTTGTTGTCTCTCTGCTGGATTGAGCAAAGAGGCTGCTGGAGTGAGCAAAGAGGAGGCAATTTGCATCTTTATTTCTGATTCACTGCATTAGTGCAATACACGTGTGAAAACCAGCATAAAACTTTCAACTTTCAGAAGAAAAACCTGTATCCATATTTGACTCTTTTTCCATTGCGCCTGGGATTCAAAACGAAGATGTTATAGGCATCTCCCAGTTGTAAATACTCCACGAGGCTGGTAAAGAAAACATCCATCATATCCATGTCAACTTGCCATAGAACAGTCCCATCATCTCTGAAAACACGTACATGTATAGAGGTGAACCATTGAACAAATACTGCTAAGAAATAATAATGGTTTCACAGAAAGTGTTGCAGAGAAAATCATGAATTCTCTAATATAACAGAGAACTATCAACTACCTGTTATCAGACATATCATCCTTGCGGCCAAAGACATCAATGGCACGCTCAAAGATAGATGTGACCTTTTCACCCATTTGAATGGCATGAACGGAGAAACTGCACAGAGATTTGAATACCTTATCAGATCCGTCTACAATGCATTAACTATTTTATACTCAAGTAGATTGTACACATGGGTTTTTGGAAGAAGGGACACAACAAGTACTTGTAGTTTATGTGACTGATAAGAGGCAGATGGTGACGTTGTTCTCTATCAATGCTAGTTTTGTAAAATGGTGTCAAAACTTCTCCTACTTGAGGAATCCTTGTATGTTCAAAGACGTGATCAATCTTTGTGAACCAGCGCTCTAGTTCCTCTGGTTGTAGCTTAAATTCTGAGCAGAAACCACATCGCAGTAGTAAAGAACAATATAGTCAATGTTACCATATAGAACTATAACAAAGAGAGCAGTCATCTTTAATTGTGAAGGAACAATTACATAATATCTTTGTTTTTTGAGAAGGTAAAGTAAAGGAACGATTACATACCTTGATTCCCCTTTCCTTCAAATCCAACAAAAATGAAATTCACAGGTACTGGAAGGTACATGGAATCAACTTCCATAAGCTTCAAATAGTTTGCTATAGTACCTGCAGTGCAAGAGAACAATAATTTATTTCACTCTACTTATCAAAAGATATACTCCGTCCGTCCTATCTTAGAACGTATTAACAGTATTCAAGAACACATCAAATGTATAGTTCTTCAAGGCTTTTAGGAATATAAGCTAATATGATGGCTCATTTGAGTTTTGTTTGAGTTATATAGTTATCTCAATTGGGTAGCATAAGAGCATCCAAAT
Coding sequences:
- the LOC104240752 gene encoding uncharacterized protein isoform X1, translating into MLRPQLARSFSFLFLFILFLSDNSLGSTGGNRKTGKSSVFSLFNLKEKSKFWSESVIHGDLDDLETSNPGKMSILNYTQAGTIANYLKLMEVDSMYLPVPVNFIFVGFEGKGNQEFKLQPEELERWFTKIDHVFEHTRIPQVGEVLTPFYKTSIDREQRHHLPLISHINYNFSVHAIQMGEKVTSIFERAIDVFGRKDDMSDNRDDGTVLWQVDMDMMDVFFTSLVEYLQLGDAYNIFVLNPRRNGKRVKYGYRQGLSESEINFLKENKELQSKILHSGRASESILALEKMTRPLYAKHPMAKFSWTVTEDTDTVEWYNRCLDVLNNVDRLSQGKDMAEVVQNKVMQFLNGKHGDLKLRFERELKAGEFSGFHAECLTDTWIGNNRWAFIDLTAGPFSWGPAVGGEGVRTELSLPNVEKTIGAVAEISEEEAEDLLQEAIQEKFAVFGDVQKDHQAIDILLAEIDIYELFAFKHCKGRKVKLALCQELDERMQDLKNELQSFEGEGSEESHRRKAIDALKRMENWNLFSDSYEDYKNYTVARDTFLAHLGATLWGSMRHIISPSLADGAFHYYEKISFQLFFITQEKFRNIKQLPVDLKTIMNGLSSLVLSSQEVMFSPHMLPLSEDPALAMAFSVARRAAAVPLLLVNGTYRKTVRSYLDSSILQHQLQRLNDHGSLKGSHAHSRATLEVPIFWFIHSDPLLVDKHYQAKALSDMVIVVQSEESSWESHLQCNGQSLLWDLRKPIKAALAAVSEHLAGILPLHLVYSQAHETAIEDWIWSVGCNPLSITSQGWHISKFHSDTVARSYVLTALEESIQLVNSAVHRLVMERTSEQTFKLFKTHERELVNKYNYVVSLWRRISTVSGELRYLDALRLLHTLEDAAKGFVNYVDTTLDSLHPIHCTRQRNVKVEFDMTTIPAFLVVFFVLWFVLKPRRAKPKIN
- the LOC104240752 gene encoding uncharacterized protein isoform X2, with protein sequence MEVDSMYLPVPVNFIFVGFEGKGNQEFKLQPEELERWFTKIDHVFEHTRIPQVGEVLTPFYKTSIDREQRHHLPLISHINYNFSVHAIQMGEKVTSIFERAIDVFGRKDDMSDNRDDGTVLWQVDMDMMDVFFTSLVEYLQLGDAYNIFVLNPRRNGKRVKYGYRQGLSESEINFLKENKELQSKILHSGRASESILALEKMTRPLYAKHPMAKFSWTVTEDTDTVEWYNRCLDVLNNVDRLSQGKDMAEVVQNKVMQFLNGKHGDLKLRFERELKAGEFSGFHAECLTDTWIGNNRWAFIDLTAGPFSWGPAVGGEGVRTELSLPNVEKTIGAVAEISEEEAEDLLQEAIQEKFAVFGDVQKDHQAIDILLAEIDIYELFAFKHCKGRKVKLALCQELDERMQDLKNELQSFEGEGSEESHRRKAIDALKRMENWNLFSDSYEDYKNYTVARDTFLAHLGATLWGSMRHIISPSLADGAFHYYEKISFQLFFITQEKFRNIKQLPVDLKTIMNGLSSLVLSSQEVMFSPHMLPLSEDPALAMAFSVARRAAAVPLLLVNGTYRKTVRSYLDSSILQHQLQRLNDHGSLKGSHAHSRATLEVPIFWFIHSDPLLVDKHYQAKALSDMVIVVQSEESSWESHLQCNGQSLLWDLRKPIKAALAAVSEHLAGILPLHLVYSQAHETAIEDWIWSVGCNPLSITSQGWHISKFHSDTVARSYVLTALEESIQLVNSAVHRLVMERTSEQTFKLFKTHERELVNKYNYVVSLWRRISTVSGELRYLDALRLLHTLEDAAKGFVNYVDTTLDSLHPIHCTRQRNVKVEFDMTTIPAFLVVFFVLWFVLKPRRAKPKIN